Part of the Prosthecobacter sp. genome, CTAGATCTTCATTTCCTCGGCATCCCGGGCCTCATCGCGTCCTACCTCGTCGAAAGCGGCGGCGAATACGCACTGATCGAGACTGGGCCGGGATCGACGTTGGAGACATTGCGCAGTGCCATTCGTGCTGCGGGAGTCGATGAATCGGTCATCAAGAAGGTCTTTGTCACGCACATCCATCTTGACCATGCCGGGGCCGCGGGCTGGTTCGCGCAAATTGGCGCTACCATCTACTGCCATCCGAATGCGGCACGCCATTTGATCGACCCGACCAAGCTCATCGGAAGCGCCCGCATGGTCTATGGCGATCAGATGGATGCTTTGTGGGGCAAGATGCTGCCTGCGCCAGCCGGGCTGGTCATCGCCTTGCAGGACGAAGAGCGTGTGAAACTTGGTGAGGTGGAGATCATCGCCTGGAACACACCCGGCCATGCACGACATCATCACGCCTTCATCATCGGCGATGTGTGCTTCCCGGGTGATGTGGCCGGCGCGCGCCTCGAAAACAGCCGTTATCTCTCCGTCACTGCGGCCCCACCACAGTTTGATCCTGTCGCTTATGTCCATTCCGTGGATCGTCTGACCGCCGCTGGCTTCCAGTCGCTCTACCTCACCCATTTTGGACGCGTGGACGATGTGGAGTGGCATCTCTCCGCCTATCGCAAGCGCATCACCGAAATCCACGCCCGCGTCGCCGCTGATTTTCGTTCAGGCGTCAGCGCGGAGGAAAATCGCACCCGCTATGCCACCGACGAGCACGAAGCCGCCATGCGAGCTGGTGTGGACGAGGCCCTCTGGCAAAAGTGCGAACGTGCCAATCTCACCTCGATGTGCGCCGACGGCGTGCGTTTGTTTTGCGAGAAAGAGCAGTGAACCGGGCGAGACATCGCGAACAATAGGTCTTCACGATCGGCGTTGTCGCCTTGTTGGCAATTTCGCCGCGCGTCTTGACAGCGTGGCGACACGGCCCAGCACGATGACAACGATGAACACCACGGCACGCAGCATCCACCAGCGCTGCTCACTCGGCGGCTCCATGGTCTTCTTTTCAGCCGCCTGCACGAACGGATCGTCCACATAGCCCGTGTCATAGAGATACTCGGCAAACTCAACGCTGAACGGCACCTCTTCAGTCTGTCCGTCCTGCTCATAGATCCCGCGGATCGTCTGCAGCGGCCCTGTTTGCTCGAAAATCTCAAACCCCAGCCAAAAATCCTCCAGCAAGCGGTCTTCCACCGGCAAAGTGAACGTCACATCCACATTCCGTGCCGCATACTCCGCCTCCGTCATCGGTTCTGTCTTCTCTGAGTTCGGCCACAGATGATCAAACCGCGCCCGCGATCCCAGTGTGGACTTTTGCCCGTTGACCTCCATCAAGAGATGCTTGTTCAGATACTCCGTGAGGACTGGCTCCGCCGCCGCCAGCTCCACCATGCTGATCTTCGTGTCACCATCCGCATCGACTCGCACAAATCGTGTCAGTGTGAAGATGTTGAACGTCAGCCGAATCTCCAACTTGTGCGGCTGTGGTCGTACTCGCATCTCGCTTTGATCCGCCGGATGACCGCAGGCGGAATGACAAATGACCAATGCCATCACCTGCCGCGTAATTTTCAATCTGAGCCACATCACAGGCAATCTGGCAAATGTCAGGCCTGTTGTGAAGATGTTTGTTTGTCGCCGGAGGGCATGCTTGATTGGCGGATGCCATCCGCGCACCCGCATCACGTCAGCATCTTCGGCCTCGGCTATGTCGGGGCGGTCACGGCAGGCTGTCTGGCCGAATTGGGGCACCACATCATCGGCGCGGATGTACAGCAGGCGAAGGTGGATGCCTTCAAGGCTGGCATATCGCCCATCATCGAACCCGAACTGGAGTCCTTGCTGCAAACCGCCAAGCGCGAAGGCCGTCTCGATGCCACCACGGACGCCACAGCCGCCGTCAAAGCTTCGCAGATCAGCATCATCTGCGTCGGCACACCGTCCCAGGCCGCCGGCCGGCTCAATCTCGATTTCGTACGCAAAGTCACGGCACAGATCGCCGCGGCGATTCGCGAGAAGAACCAGCCGCACACGATCCTGTTCCGCAGCACGATGTTGCCTGGCAGCACGCGCGCCATTGTGGGCGTGTTCCTGGCCGATCTCATCAAATCCGGCCTGCTGCATGTTTATTACTGCCCCGAGTTCCTGCGCGAAGGCACGGCGGTGCGCGATTTTCGTGATCCTTCGCTCGCCGCCGTCGGGACGCACGATGGCAAAGCTCCCGCGACCACTGAGGCGCTCGATCTGCTCGGCTTCAACGCGCAAATCCTCGCATGGGAAGGCGCGGAACTGCTCAAATATGCCTGCAACTACTTCCATGCGCTCAAAGTCGGCTTTGCCAACGAGATCGGTCGTATGGCGAAGCATCTCGGCGTCGATGGTGCCCGTGTGATGGACGTGGTCTGTCATGACGAGCGGTTGAACATCTCGCGCTACTACATGAAGCCCGGCAATCCCTTCGGTGGCTCGTGTTTGCCCAAGGATGTGAATGCATTGAGCGGCTTGGCGCGAATCGAAGGCGTGAACCTGCCGCTGCTCGATCATGTGATGGAGTCCAACCACGCGCACCTTGATGCACTGCTGGACCAAATCACCCGCAAGGACGCCCGCCGAATCGGCCTGCTGGGTCTCGCATTCAAAGCCGACACCGATGACATGCGCGGCAGCGCCATGGTGGCCATTGCTGAAACACTGCTCGGACGTGGTTACCAGCTCCGCATTTACGATCCTTCCATCAATCTCACGCGCCTCATCGGCGCCAATGAAGCTGAAATCCAGCGTCGCATGCCGCATCTGGCCCAGTTGCTCTGCGCCACGGCGGAGGAGGTCGTGCGCGAGAGCGATGTCATCATCGCCTCGCAAAAATGTGTGAATGTCGAATCGCTGCGCGACGTGGCCGGGGCAGGGAAGTGGGTGATTGATATGAATGGCTGGCCGGAGCTCAAGGCGCTGCCCTGGAGCTATGAGGGCATCTGCTGGTGAGACGAAGCGCAATCAGCGCCTTGCGTGCCGCGTGTGTCTCGGCATCATCCGCAGACCATGCCAGCCACCTACCACATCGTTCCCACCCAGGCTCATAACGATCTCGTCCGCGCCGCCTACCGGCATCGTGGTTACACGCAGGCGGAGGCCGATGACGGGGCACGGTTTTGTGAGATGGCCACGGCGCACGGCATCCGCACGCACAATGCGATCAAGGCGCTGCATCTGGACCACCTCTATGGCAGTGCCACAGGCGGCTGCAAACCGGGTGCGGAGATCGAAGTGATCAAAAAGCCCTTCGCCGCCAGTGAAGCGTGGGACGGCAAATTGAAGCTCGGCCAAAGCGTGGCTTTCAGCGCCATGGAGCGCTGCATGGAGATGGCGGACAAATACGGCATCGGCCAGGTGAGCGTCGATAACGCCTTCCACTACCTCTGGGGCGGCGGTTACGTCATGGATGCGGCCAATAAAGGCTACATCGCCTACACGAACTGCACCTCGACGCTCGGCGAGGTGGTGCCCTTCGGCGGCAAATTTCCGGTGCTCGGCACCAATCCACATTCCTGGGGCCTGCCGACGCAGGACGCCTGTGGTTTCCCCATCGTGATCGACTGGGCCACCTCGACCGTCGCCATGGGCCGCGTGCAGCAGCTCAAACGCGAAGGCAAACCGCTGCCTCCCGGCGCTGCCGTGGATGCCGCCGGCAAACCGACCACTGACGCGAATGAAGCAGCCTGGTTGCTGCCCTTCGGCGCTCACAAAGGTTACGGACTTTCGCTGCTCATCGAAGTCATGGGCGGCATGATCGGTGGCGGTCTTCCGACCCTGCGTGGTGGTGGCGCGCATCCCGACATCAAATCTAAGCCCTTCCCGGCGGGCGAGAAGCGCACGAGCAGCTTCTACTTTCAGGTCATCCATCCCGATGCCATCAGCACCGGTCTGTTCTCCAATGGCCGCAACTTCGCGCAGAACATCAAAGCGGTGATCGACGACATCCTCGGCCATGGCAACGAAGGCTGCCTGCTTCCCGGTCAACCCGAGGCGCAAAACGCCGCGCACACCGCCAAAGCCGGTGGCTTGCTCTTCAGCACCGCCGAAGTCGAGGCGCTCAACGAGATCGCCGATGAGGTGGGCTCGACGCGCTTCGACGTAGCAGGATTGAAGACTTACGACGTGCCGTGAGTTCGATGAGGTAAGGCGGCTGCTTCGTCAGCCGCCGGGAGCGCGGGCCTCCGAGCCCGCAGCACTCCGCTTTACACTATGCTCGTCGCTACACCGATGATCGGAGTCAGGCATTCTTCGCATTGTAGTACCGGCTTTAGCCGGTCACGAATCAGAACCGGCTAAAGCCGGTACTACAATACCCAGACTCTGTCGTTTCAGCGTTCCTCAATAAATCATCGCGTTGTCCGGCGCGGTCGTTTCCTCGACTTTGGTGGCTTCGATGATGGGGACGGTTTGATCGCCTTCCTTCTTGTAGCTCATCTTGCCGACGACTTTGACCCACGTCATGTCCTTGAACTCGGGGGCTTTCTTGCCGAAATCGACGGGGACGGAATAAGGGCGGGCGTCGGCGGCGCAGCACTGGACGAGCATGCGGAAGATGCGCAGGCGGTGGCCGTCGGCGTTGTTGACCTTCTCGGGAAGCACCTGGGCAATCGTTTCGACCATCTGGCCGGTGATGACCTTCTGCACTTCGACATCGCCGCCGGTGTAGTAGAGTTCGGGCACTTCGAGAATGAAGTTGCCGTCCTTGCTCTGCGGCACCTGGGCCTTGAGGTCTTCAAGCGTGAAGGTGCCGTAGCTCTTTGATTCCTGCGCGGGCTTGGGAAGGTCCTTCTCGTTCACCTTCTTGGTCCCGTCGGCCATTGCCGCTGAGGCGGCGTTGACTCCGGGAGGCGGTGGCGTGGTAGGTTTTTCGGTCGTGACACTGGCCGTGACGCCTGGGGCGGCTGTTTCAGGTTTCGCCGCCGTCTTGGGCTTGTTCTGGAGCGAGAACTGCTCGGCGCGCGAGGTGTCGGCGTAGTTCGGGTCGTAGAGGCCTTTGTTCACCACGGCGTTCGGGCTGTAGCGGTCCGGCGTGGCAAGCGCGGCCCAGGACAGCGGTGCGGCAAGGATGAGCATCACCGCGATGCGGCCCGGCCAGGCGCTTTCTTCGAGAATGCCATGCGCATGGCCTTCGTGGCTGTGTGCGTGACCGTGGGCATGCGTGTGGCCGTGCTCGTGACCGCAGCAGCCTTCTTTCTTCGCAGGCTCGTGGTGAGGATGGTCATGCCCGCAGCCTTCGTCGTGAACGTGGTCGTGATCGCAGGTGCCGTGCGCGTGCTTGTGCTCATGAGCGTGGTCATGGCCGCAATCCCCAGCCTTGTGCGAATGATCGTGACCGCCATCCTTGTGATCGTGGTCGTGATCATGGTCATGCGCATGATCGTGACCTTCACATCCGGCGTCCTCGGCGGTCATGGTGAGAAGGTTGAAGAGGCCCAGCACCGCCAGTCCAATGCCGGACACGAGCACCATCGGGCGGAAGATGCCATCTGGAGGCAGGTAGTTCACCAGGCGGCCGGAGATGTAAAAGTAAAGCAGCACGCCGCCCCACAGCAGGAGCATGGCGACGCTGATCAGATGAACGAGGGTGCGTGTGGCGCTCATGGCAGTTTAAGGTTTGATGTAAAAGCTTTGAATCAGGTTCATCCATGGCGTGGCCAGCACGCCGATGAGCACAAACAGTCCGACAAGAAGATAAACGACCACCTTCCGCTGAAAGACGCTGGAGTACATGAACAGCAGCTTGATGTCCATCATCGGACCGAAAACCAGGAAGGCCAGCTTCGCCGCCATCGAGAAAGCGGCCATCGGCGCGGCGATGAAGGCGTCCGAGGTGCTGCACAGTGAGAGCACCATCGCCAGACCCATGATCGAGGGCAGCGCCAGCCACTCGTTGCCTGCCACGGTGTTCAGGATCGCCTGGTTGATCTGTGTGTTGAAGGCGGAGGTGATGATCACGCCGATGGCGAAATACATCGCCGTGTCGAGGAAGTCGCGCATGGAGCTGCGCATGGCATGGACGAGCTTGCCGTTGAAGTTCGCCTCCGGTGCATGCTCGTGGCCCTCTTCCGCATTTGCGGCCTCGATCTTGTTCGCGATGCTCGCCCGCAGCACCTGGCCCGGCTTGAAGCGCAGCACCACGAGGCCCACGATCACCGCCACCAAGTAGCCCAGTGACAGACGCGCAATCGTCATCGTCGCATTGCCCGCCGTGGCCCAGGACAGGCCTTCGAACTCCTTGAACGCCGTCAACGTGCTGATCGCCACGATGGGGTTCATGATCGGCGCGGAAAGCATGTAGGTCACCGCGCAGGACAGCGGCAGGCCTTTCTGCACCAGTCGCCGAATCACCGGCACCACCGCGCACTCACACACCGGAAACACCAGCCCGAGGAATCCGGCGATCAGCGTGGACAGCACCTTGCTCTTCGGCAGCACGCGATCCAGCAGCTTCGCCGGCAGGAAGGCGTCGATGATGCCCGAAAAGATCGTCCCGATCAGGATGTAGGGAGCACCTTCGAAAATGATGCTCAGGAAAGCCATGAGGAAGTCCCCCATGCGGCTGGGTTCGGGAAGGGCGGCGAGAAAAATCATGCGTGGAACTGTCTAAACGCTCTCCGGGGGCGGGTTCAAGCGGGAAAGCGGATGTGGCAGGGTGAATCGCAAAATGAGATTGCCATCCGGCACGAAAACCAATGGAATGGCCGCATGAATGAGGTGCCGAAACAGCGCTGGGGATGCTTGCAGCGGGGGATCGTGATTGGGTGTGTCCTGCTTCTGATTGCACTGAGCATTGCGGCCTTAAATTTGTTTCCAGAGATGAGCCGCCAGATGAGAGCGATGCGCAACTGCAAATCGATCATTCTGGCTTTGGAGCATTGGTCTCATGACAATGGTATGGGCTATCCGGACGCTTGGCCTAATGAATTCAAATCGTCCAACCAAGTATTTAGGCGGCTTTTCACGGATGAGATCATTACGGATGAGCGGGTCTTTGAGTGTCCGGGCAGCGTGTTCATCTTGGATAATGACGTGGGCCATCCGCCAAACTATGACAAGGCGCTGGCACCCGGCGAATGCCACTGGATGTTGTTAAAGCAGCAGACCGGTGCTGCCCCCCAGAAAATGCCGCTCATCATTGAAAACAGCCTCAACACTTCTTGGCCGCCGAAATGGGGTCTTTCAGCACCAAACGGCGTCCGTAAACGAGGCCAAGCATGGTCAGGCCGCCAAATCATCATCGGCCGCAACGACGGCAGCGTGCAGGTCGAGAAACTCCGCGAAGACGGCACCCTGGATTGGCATTCGCCGCCGAACCTCGACGAGCACGGCAAAAGCTGGATCGACTACCTGACGCCCGAGGAGATCGCGAAGCTCTCCTACTGGGACATCGAGGAGAAATAACCCGGATTGTGCCTGCCTTGCGCATCCTTGGGCATGGATTGCTTTGGGCTAGGAGATCATTCCTGCCGTGCGTTCATGGGGCAACGCGCACGGAACTCCAACCTGACTCCACCCATGAAAACGCTTCTCGCTCCGCTCCTCCTCAGCCTGGCCATGACCGCCACCGTGTTCGCCGCCTGGCCCATCAATGACGAATGCCCCGTGGACCACAAACCCGCCCGTCCCATCTACCGCGTGAAGACCGACGAAGGCTTCGTCGCTTTCTGCTGCACGGACTGCATGCAGACCTTCTCCAAATCCCCCGGCAAATACCCGGTGAAAAAGAAGGAAGTGTCGAAGTAACCGGACGCTCCTCCATCAGAGAAGTTGGCAGTCGTTGACCGTTGTTGACGATGGTTTGCGATGGTTTGGAGCCGAAGCTGAAGGGAGCGCGGACCGACTTCGGCAGACACGGAGGTCTGCCCTCCGGGAGAGGTGCTGCGCAAGCCGGGCATTCATGGTGGCGTGTGAACAAAAAAACTCCAAAAAGGGAGTGACATCTGCTCATGGAAGGCGCTACAAGCGGGCTCCCGCCCTCACCTATGAAAAAACGACTCATTCTACTCCGAACCATCGCCTTTGCCGCCAGCCTCAGCCTTCTCGGTGTCCCCGGGATGACTTTGCACGGCAAGGACAAGACGCCTTCCAAAGC contains:
- a CDS encoding MBL fold metallo-hydrolase gives rise to the protein MRIHTLDLHFLGIPGLIASYLVESGGEYALIETGPGSTLETLRSAIRAAGVDESVIKKVFVTHIHLDHAGAAGWFAQIGATIYCHPNAARHLIDPTKLIGSARMVYGDQMDALWGKMLPAPAGLVIALQDEERVKLGEVEIIAWNTPGHARHHHAFIIGDVCFPGDVAGARLENSRYLSVTAAPPQFDPVAYVHSVDRLTAAGFQSLYLTHFGRVDDVEWHLSAYRKRITEIHARVAADFRSGVSAEENRTRYATDEHEAAMRAGVDEALWQKCERANLTSMCADGVRLFCEKEQ
- a CDS encoding nucleotide sugar dehydrogenase; amino-acid sequence: MPSAHPHHVSIFGLGYVGAVTAGCLAELGHHIIGADVQQAKVDAFKAGISPIIEPELESLLQTAKREGRLDATTDATAAVKASQISIICVGTPSQAAGRLNLDFVRKVTAQIAAAIREKNQPHTILFRSTMLPGSTRAIVGVFLADLIKSGLLHVYYCPEFLREGTAVRDFRDPSLAAVGTHDGKAPATTEALDLLGFNAQILAWEGAELLKYACNYFHALKVGFANEIGRMAKHLGVDGARVMDVVCHDERLNISRYYMKPGNPFGGSCLPKDVNALSGLARIEGVNLPLLDHVMESNHAHLDALLDQITRKDARRIGLLGLAFKADTDDMRGSAMVAIAETLLGRGYQLRIYDPSINLTRLIGANEAEIQRRMPHLAQLLCATAEEVVRESDVIIASQKCVNVESLRDVAGAGKWVIDMNGWPELKALPWSYEGICW
- a CDS encoding Ldh family oxidoreductase, with product MPATYHIVPTQAHNDLVRAAYRHRGYTQAEADDGARFCEMATAHGIRTHNAIKALHLDHLYGSATGGCKPGAEIEVIKKPFAASEAWDGKLKLGQSVAFSAMERCMEMADKYGIGQVSVDNAFHYLWGGGYVMDAANKGYIAYTNCTSTLGEVVPFGGKFPVLGTNPHSWGLPTQDACGFPIVIDWATSTVAMGRVQQLKREGKPLPPGAAVDAAGKPTTDANEAAWLLPFGAHKGYGLSLLIEVMGGMIGGGLPTLRGGGAHPDIKSKPFPAGEKRTSSFYFQVIHPDAISTGLFSNGRNFAQNIKAVIDDILGHGNEGCLLPGQPEAQNAAHTAKAGGLLFSTAEVEALNEIADEVGSTRFDVAGLKTYDVP
- a CDS encoding permease, with the translated sequence MIFLAALPEPSRMGDFLMAFLSIIFEGAPYILIGTIFSGIIDAFLPAKLLDRVLPKSKVLSTLIAGFLGLVFPVCECAVVPVIRRLVQKGLPLSCAVTYMLSAPIMNPIVAISTLTAFKEFEGLSWATAGNATMTIARLSLGYLVAVIVGLVVLRFKPGQVLRASIANKIEAANAEEGHEHAPEANFNGKLVHAMRSSMRDFLDTAMYFAIGVIITSAFNTQINQAILNTVAGNEWLALPSIMGLAMVLSLCSTSDAFIAAPMAAFSMAAKLAFLVFGPMMDIKLLFMYSSVFQRKVVVYLLVGLFVLIGVLATPWMNLIQSFYIKP